From Streptosporangiales bacterium, the proteins below share one genomic window:
- the groL gene encoding chaperonin GroEL — protein MAKMIAFNEEARRALERGMDALADAVKVTLGPKGRNVVLDKKWGAPTITNDGVSIAKEIELEDPWEKIGAELVKEVAKKTDDVAGDGTTTATVLAQALVHHGLRNVAAGANPMSLKKGIEVAVERVSEELSKQSKDVETKEQIASTASISAADPSVGEIIAEAMDKVGKEGVITVEESNTFGLELELTEGMRFDKGYVSGYFVTDNDRMEAVLDEPYILLHQGKIAAVKDMLPVLEKVMQGGKSLLIISEDVEGEALATLVVNKIRGTFKSVAVKAPGFGDRRKAMLQDMAILTGGQVISEDVGLKLENTDIELLGKARKVVVTKDETTIVDGSGDAEQIQGRVNEIRNEIENSDSDYDREKLQERLAKLAGGVAVIKVGAATEVELKERKHRIEDAVRNAKAAVEEGVLPGGGVALLAAESAFEKLDLEGDELTGALIVKSALEAPTKQIAHNAGLEGGVIVEKIRSLGAGMGLNAATGEYVDMMKAGIIEPAKVTRSALQNAGSIAALFLTTEAVVADKPEKNAAPAAPGGGDMDF, from the coding sequence ATGGCCAAGATGATCGCGTTCAACGAGGAGGCCCGCCGGGCTCTCGAGCGCGGTATGGACGCCCTCGCCGACGCCGTGAAGGTAACGCTCGGACCCAAGGGCCGCAACGTCGTTCTCGACAAGAAGTGGGGTGCCCCCACCATCACCAACGATGGTGTGAGCATCGCCAAGGAGATCGAGCTCGAGGACCCCTGGGAGAAGATCGGCGCCGAGCTCGTCAAAGAGGTCGCCAAGAAGACCGACGACGTGGCCGGTGACGGCACGACGACGGCGACCGTTCTCGCGCAGGCACTCGTTCACCACGGCCTCCGCAACGTGGCCGCCGGCGCCAACCCGATGTCCCTGAAGAAGGGCATCGAGGTCGCCGTCGAGCGCGTCTCCGAGGAGCTCTCGAAGCAGAGCAAGGACGTCGAGACCAAGGAGCAGATCGCCTCGACGGCGTCGATCTCCGCGGCCGACCCGAGCGTCGGCGAGATCATCGCCGAGGCGATGGACAAGGTCGGCAAGGAAGGCGTCATCACCGTCGAGGAGAGCAACACCTTCGGCCTCGAGCTCGAGCTCACCGAGGGTATGCGCTTCGACAAGGGGTACGTGTCCGGTTACTTCGTGACCGACAACGACCGCATGGAAGCAGTGCTCGACGAGCCGTACATCCTGCTCCACCAGGGCAAGATCGCGGCCGTCAAGGACATGCTTCCGGTTCTGGAGAAGGTCATGCAGGGCGGCAAGTCGCTGCTGATCATCTCCGAGGACGTCGAGGGCGAGGCACTCGCCACCCTCGTGGTCAACAAGATCCGTGGCACCTTCAAGTCGGTCGCCGTCAAGGCTCCCGGCTTCGGTGACCGGCGCAAGGCGATGCTCCAGGACATGGCGATCCTCACCGGTGGCCAGGTCATCAGCGAAGACGTCGGTCTCAAGCTCGAGAACACCGACATCGAGCTGCTGGGCAAGGCGCGCAAGGTCGTCGTGACCAAGGACGAGACCACGATCGTCGACGGCTCCGGTGACGCTGAGCAGATCCAGGGACGGGTCAACGAGATCCGTAACGAGATCGAGAACAGCGACTCCGACTACGACCGCGAGAAGCTGCAGGAGCGGCTGGCCAAGCTGGCCGGCGGCGTTGCGGTGATCAAGGTCGGCGCCGCGACCGAGGTCGAGCTGAAGGAGCGCAAGCACCGCATCGAGGACGCCGTTCGCAACGCGAAGGCGGCCGTCGAGGAGGGTGTTCTTCCCGGTGGCGGCGTCGCGCTGCTCGCCGCGGAGAGCGCGTTCGAGAAGCTGGACCTGGAGGGCGACGAGCTCACCGGTGCGCTGATCGTCAAGAGCGCACTGGAGGCACCGACCAAGCAGATCGCGCACAACGCCGGTCTCGAGGGCGGTGTGATCGTCGAGAAGATCCGTTCGCTGGGTGCAGGCATGGGCCTGAACGCGGCGACCGGGGAGTACGTCGACATGATGAAGGCCGGCATCATCGAGCCGGCCAAGGTCACCCGTTCTGCGCTGCAGAACGCCGGGTCGATCGCTGCTCTGTTCCTCACCACCGAGGCAGTTGTCGCCGACAAGCCCGAGAAGAACGCGGCTCCGGCCGCACCGGGTGGCGGTGACATGGACTTCTGA
- a CDS encoding ABC transporter substrate-binding protein yields the protein MRPTIRKTVAGAGVAALALTLAACGGGGGDSGGGESGGAPQKGGTLILRNFATFEHLDPQRTYVGAALSFINRTLSQTLTTFPAKEGALGSDELIGDAATDTGKPSDDLKTWSFTLRDGLKWQDGKEVTCEDFRYGASRTFATDQITGGPNYQVQWLDIPTAKDGTSVYKGPYKKTGQAAYDKAVTCDGKTITYKLNSPHADFNMAVNMGAFSAFRKDKDEGAKSDFKPFSNGPYKLQGTWNKDKGGILVRNDQWDPKADAGLRKAYPDKIDVRLGDKTETISQALISDSGDAKDTVSYSRVAPSMVSTAQSSANAKKRLVTDVAPYTDYLFFNLTKMKNAKVREAVATAFDKQAYATTSGGETAMEPATGGVINPTLPDAFAKFDPFDAGAKGDPAKAKQMLQEAGVKTPYPLTYTYRGSATQDKVSAGIQEALKKAGFDIKLKKVPESSDYYAKVQDPKFLADVDIGWGSWGADWPSASTVVPALYTGQQVEKVSRGQNYSGFKDADFDKRVRENYSTTDPKEAEKKWTELDQEVIEKTVIYPMGYNTFTYLYGSNVKGFVFNQAQGACVDLAVISVK from the coding sequence ATGAGGCCGACAATCAGAAAGACCGTAGCCGGGGCAGGAGTCGCAGCCCTCGCGCTCACGCTCGCCGCGTGCGGCGGAGGAGGCGGTGATTCCGGAGGCGGTGAGTCGGGAGGCGCACCGCAGAAGGGGGGCACGCTGATCCTGCGGAACTTCGCCACCTTCGAGCACCTCGACCCGCAGCGGACGTACGTCGGCGCCGCCCTCAGCTTCATCAACAGGACGCTCTCGCAGACGCTGACCACCTTCCCGGCGAAGGAGGGCGCGCTGGGCAGCGACGAGCTGATCGGCGACGCCGCGACCGACACCGGCAAGCCCAGCGACGACCTCAAGACGTGGTCGTTCACCCTCCGCGACGGGCTGAAGTGGCAGGACGGCAAGGAGGTCACCTGCGAGGACTTCAGGTACGGCGCCTCGCGCACCTTCGCCACCGACCAGATCACCGGCGGCCCGAACTACCAGGTCCAGTGGCTCGACATCCCGACCGCGAAGGACGGCACGTCGGTCTACAAGGGGCCGTACAAGAAGACCGGACAGGCCGCGTACGACAAGGCCGTGACCTGTGACGGCAAGACCATCACCTACAAGCTGAACTCGCCGCACGCCGATTTCAACATGGCCGTGAACATGGGCGCGTTCTCCGCGTTCCGCAAGGACAAGGACGAGGGCGCCAAGTCCGACTTCAAGCCCTTCTCCAACGGCCCGTACAAGCTCCAGGGCACCTGGAACAAGGACAAGGGCGGCATCCTCGTCCGCAACGACCAGTGGGACCCCAAGGCAGACGCCGGCCTGCGCAAGGCCTACCCGGACAAGATCGACGTCCGGCTCGGCGACAAGACGGAGACCATCAGCCAGGCGCTGATCTCCGACTCCGGGGACGCGAAGGACACCGTGTCGTACAGCCGGGTGGCGCCGTCCATGGTCTCCACCGCGCAGAGCAGTGCGAACGCCAAGAAGCGCCTGGTGACCGACGTCGCCCCGTACACCGACTACCTGTTCTTCAACCTGACGAAGATGAAGAACGCCAAGGTGCGCGAGGCCGTCGCGACGGCGTTCGACAAGCAGGCGTACGCCACGACGAGCGGTGGCGAGACCGCGATGGAGCCGGCGACCGGTGGCGTCATCAACCCCACCCTGCCGGACGCGTTCGCGAAGTTCGACCCGTTCGACGCGGGCGCCAAGGGTGACCCGGCGAAGGCGAAGCAGATGCTGCAGGAGGCGGGCGTCAAGACCCCGTACCCGCTGACGTACACCTACCGCGGCTCGGCGACGCAGGACAAGGTGTCGGCGGGCATCCAGGAGGCGCTCAAGAAGGCCGGCTTCGACATCAAGCTGAAGAAGGTCCCCGAGAGCAGCGACTACTACGCGAAGGTCCAGGACCCCAAGTTCCTCGCTGACGTCGACATCGGCTGGGGCTCGTGGGGTGCCGACTGGCCGTCGGCCTCGACGGTCGTGCCCGCGCTGTACACCGGCCAGCAGGTCGAGAAGGTGAGCCGGGGCCAGAACTACTCCGGGTTCAAGGACGCCGACTTCGACAAGCGGGTCAGGGAGAACTACTCGACGACCGACCCGAAGGAAGCCGAGAAGAAGTGGACCGAGCTCGACCAGGAGGTCATCGAGAAGACGGTGATCTACCCGATGGGCTACAACACGTTCACCTACCTCTACGGGTCGAACGTGAAGGGCTTCGTCTTCAACCAGGCGCAGGGTGCGTGTGTCGACCTGGCCGTCATCTCGGTGAAGTGA
- a CDS encoding alpha/beta fold hydrolase, producing the protein MSATIVLLHAMGASHRMWRAQAEALGDRYEVLAPDLPGHGATGGRFTLVAAVDQLRELLRDRPSPAHLVGASLGANVALRVALDEPGLVASLVLSGAAVRMSRAGVTVQRAVTAVLPLSVTSEMSATIVRPADDRDRAAFVDDIRRAGKRTQADALRELRHDHLEPRLGDVGVPALVCCGAADTSNLASARLLAACLPDATLRIVPGGGHLWNLQHPDLCTRTVDEFVSAVTSAQ; encoded by the coding sequence GTGAGCGCCACGATCGTCCTGCTGCACGCCATGGGGGCGAGCCACCGGATGTGGCGCGCGCAGGCCGAGGCGCTCGGTGACCGCTACGAGGTGCTCGCGCCCGACCTGCCAGGACACGGCGCGACGGGAGGGCGGTTCACTCTGGTGGCGGCCGTCGACCAGCTGCGTGAACTGCTGCGCGACCGTCCGTCACCCGCTCACCTGGTGGGGGCGTCGCTCGGCGCCAACGTCGCGCTCCGGGTCGCTCTCGACGAGCCGGGTCTGGTCGCGAGCCTGGTGCTGTCCGGCGCCGCCGTCCGGATGTCGCGTGCCGGTGTGACGGTCCAGCGCGCTGTCACCGCGGTGCTGCCGCTGTCGGTGACGTCGGAGATGTCCGCGACGATCGTGCGTCCGGCCGACGACCGCGACCGCGCCGCGTTCGTCGACGACATCAGGCGCGCGGGCAAGCGGACCCAGGCCGACGCGCTGCGCGAGCTGAGGCACGACCACCTCGAGCCGCGGCTCGGCGACGTCGGCGTCCCTGCGCTCGTCTGCTGCGGCGCCGCCGACACGTCCAACCTGGCATCGGCCCGGTTGCTCGCCGCATGCCTGCCGGACGCGACGCTGCGGATCGTCCCCGGCGGCGGCCACCTGTGGAACCTGCAGCACCCCGACCTGTGCACGCGCACCGTCGACGAGTTCGTGAGCGCGGTGACGAGCGCCCAGTAG
- a CDS encoding SDR family oxidoreductase, with amino-acid sequence MVSRVLIVTGASRGIGAATARLAASRGWDVAVAYRRQEAEAEAVVAACESAGRRAIAVRADVGSERDVLRLFDTTTAELGPVTGLVNNAGAVESRQRLEDVSLDRLERVVAVNLLGPFLCAREAVRRMSPRYGGTGGAIVNISSIAATLGAPGEWVDYAAAKAGVDTLTVGLAKEVAADGIRVNSVRAGLADTGFHALAGEPGRVERMAPTIPMGRAGAPEEFAAAIIWLLSDEASYVTGASLDVGGGR; translated from the coding sequence CTGGTGAGCAGGGTCTTGATCGTGACCGGTGCGAGCCGCGGCATCGGGGCGGCGACCGCGCGGCTCGCGGCGAGCCGCGGCTGGGACGTCGCCGTCGCGTACCGGCGGCAGGAGGCGGAGGCCGAGGCGGTCGTGGCCGCATGCGAGTCCGCGGGCCGCCGCGCGATCGCCGTCCGAGCCGACGTCGGCAGCGAGCGCGACGTGCTGCGGCTGTTCGACACGACCACGGCAGAGCTCGGCCCGGTGACCGGGCTGGTCAACAACGCCGGTGCCGTCGAGTCCAGGCAGCGGCTCGAGGACGTGTCGCTCGACCGCCTCGAACGCGTCGTCGCGGTGAACCTGCTGGGTCCGTTCCTGTGTGCCCGCGAGGCCGTCCGCCGCATGTCGCCGAGGTACGGCGGCACGGGCGGGGCGATCGTCAACATCTCCTCCATCGCGGCGACGCTCGGCGCGCCAGGGGAGTGGGTCGACTACGCGGCCGCGAAGGCGGGCGTCGACACGCTGACCGTCGGGCTCGCCAAGGAGGTCGCCGCCGACGGCATCAGGGTCAACTCCGTACGCGCCGGCCTCGCCGACACCGGCTTCCACGCGCTCGCCGGCGAGCCCGGCCGGGTCGAGCGGATGGCTCCCACCATCCCGATGGGCAGGGCGGGTGCTCCCGAGGAGTTCGCCGCGGCGATCATCTGGCTACTGTCCGACGAGGCGTCGTACGTGACCGGCGCGAGCCTCGACGTCGGCGGCGGCCGCTGA
- a CDS encoding molybdopterin synthase sulfur carrier subunit encodes MSVSVRIPTILRPLTGGAAEVAAEGETLAGVLDRLEADHPGLKARVLDDAGKVRRFVNVYVGEEDVRFAQGLDTPTPAGSQISIIPAVAGG; translated from the coding sequence GTGAGTGTGTCCGTCCGGATCCCGACGATCCTCCGTCCGCTGACCGGTGGTGCGGCGGAGGTGGCAGCCGAGGGCGAGACCCTGGCGGGTGTGCTCGACCGGCTGGAGGCGGACCACCCGGGCCTCAAGGCGCGCGTCCTCGACGACGCCGGCAAGGTGCGCAGGTTCGTCAACGTGTACGTCGGCGAGGAGGACGTCCGCTTCGCGCAGGGCCTCGACACCCCGACGCCCGCGGGTTCGCAGATCTCGATCATCCCCGCCGTCGCCGGCGGCTGA
- a CDS encoding threonine synthase yields the protein MNTQPDAHAFGPARNLACRECGQTYDLGPRYACELCFGPLEVAYEFAGVTRESIAAGPRNIWRYRGLLPVSDRIAEIPSIEPGCTRLVRADGLAHALGMRSLWLKDDTGNPTHSFKDRVVAVALAAARELGFKVLACPSTGNLANAVAAASARGGIRSVVLVPHDLEHQKITMTAVYGGTLFAVEGNYDDVNRLASELAGEYEDWAFANVNVRPYYAEGSKTLGYEIAEQLGWRLPDQIVVPVASGSQLTKIDKSFGELTKLGLVDDKPYKVFAAQATGCSPVAQAYKAGLDIVQPVRPDTIAKSLAIGNPADGPYVLDIARRTGGAVEDVDDAEIVEAIQLLARTEGIFAETAGGVTIAVLKKLLEAGAIDPEADTTAIVSGDGLKTLDAVSDVARPAATIEPSVEAFRSVSSKVGVS from the coding sequence TTGAACACTCAGCCAGACGCGCACGCGTTCGGACCCGCGCGCAACCTCGCGTGTCGCGAGTGCGGCCAGACCTACGATCTCGGTCCCCGGTACGCCTGCGAGCTGTGCTTCGGGCCGCTCGAGGTCGCCTACGAGTTCGCCGGCGTGACCCGCGAGTCGATCGCGGCCGGGCCGCGGAACATCTGGCGCTACCGGGGCCTGCTGCCGGTGTCCGACCGCATCGCGGAGATCCCGAGCATCGAGCCCGGCTGCACGCGGCTCGTCCGCGCCGACGGGCTCGCGCACGCGCTCGGCATGCGCAGCCTCTGGCTGAAGGACGACACCGGCAACCCGACGCACTCGTTCAAGGACCGGGTCGTGGCCGTGGCGCTCGCCGCGGCGCGCGAGCTCGGCTTCAAGGTGCTCGCGTGCCCGTCGACCGGCAACCTCGCCAACGCCGTCGCGGCGGCGTCCGCGCGCGGCGGCATCAGGTCGGTCGTCCTGGTGCCGCACGACCTCGAGCACCAGAAGATCACGATGACCGCGGTCTACGGCGGCACGCTGTTCGCCGTCGAGGGCAACTACGACGACGTCAACCGGCTGGCCTCGGAGCTCGCCGGCGAGTACGAGGACTGGGCGTTCGCCAACGTCAACGTCCGTCCGTACTACGCCGAGGGCTCCAAGACGCTCGGCTACGAGATCGCCGAGCAGCTCGGCTGGCGGCTGCCCGACCAGATCGTCGTCCCCGTCGCCTCCGGGTCGCAGCTCACCAAGATCGACAAGTCGTTCGGCGAGCTCACCAAGCTCGGCCTGGTCGACGACAAGCCCTACAAGGTGTTCGCCGCGCAGGCCACCGGGTGCTCGCCGGTCGCGCAGGCGTACAAGGCGGGGCTCGACATCGTGCAGCCCGTACGGCCCGACACCATCGCCAAGTCGCTCGCGATCGGCAACCCCGCCGACGGCCCGTACGTGCTCGACATCGCGCGCCGCACGGGCGGCGCGGTCGAGGACGTCGACGACGCCGAGATCGTCGAGGCGATCCAGCTGCTCGCCCGCACCGAGGGCATCTTCGCGGAGACGGCGGGCGGGGTGACCATCGCCGTGCTGAAGAAGCTCCTCGAGGCCGGCGCGATCGACCCCGAGGCCGACACCACCGCGATCGTCAGCGGTGACGGCCTCAAGACTCTCGACGCGGTCAGCGACGTCGCCCGCCCCGCGGCGACGATCGAGCCGAGCGTCGAAGCGTTCCGCAGTGTCTCCTCGAAGGTGGGTGTCTCGTGA
- a CDS encoding ATP-binding cassette domain-containing protein, producing MSVTEAVGRPAPTDQAFLEVHDLRVHFPTDDGLVKAVDGLSFTVEPGQTLGIVGESGSGKSVTSQAILGLHKGSKAHVSGEILFDGRDLMQISEDQMRQLRGQEISMIFQDPLSALHPYYTVGSQIAEAYRVHNNVGKQAARKRVIEMLDRVGIPNPALRLKEYPHQFSGGMRQRAMIAMALVCDPRLLIADEPTTALDVTVQAQILELMKDLQREFNSAIILITHDLGVVAETCDSVVVMYGGQCVETGQVGDIFYRPEMPYSWGLLGSMPRMDRTRTERLNPIKGQPPSLIQVPKGCVFHPRCVYQDQVPEPGSCTTAHPELELVTGDHAVRCHLDVDTRRRIWSEQISPTL from the coding sequence ATGAGCGTCACCGAGGCGGTGGGGCGGCCGGCGCCGACGGACCAGGCGTTCCTCGAGGTCCACGACCTGCGGGTGCACTTCCCGACCGACGACGGCCTGGTGAAGGCGGTCGACGGTCTCTCGTTCACGGTGGAACCCGGCCAGACGCTGGGCATCGTGGGCGAGTCCGGATCGGGCAAGTCGGTGACGAGCCAGGCGATCCTCGGCCTGCACAAGGGCAGCAAGGCACACGTGAGCGGCGAGATCCTCTTCGACGGCCGCGACCTCATGCAGATCTCCGAGGACCAGATGCGGCAGTTGCGCGGCCAGGAGATCTCGATGATCTTCCAGGACCCGCTGTCGGCCCTGCACCCGTACTACACGGTCGGCAGCCAGATCGCCGAGGCGTACCGCGTGCACAACAACGTCGGCAAGCAGGCGGCGAGGAAGCGTGTCATCGAGATGCTCGACCGGGTCGGCATCCCCAACCCGGCGCTGCGGCTGAAGGAGTACCCGCACCAGTTCTCGGGCGGGATGCGACAGCGCGCGATGATCGCGATGGCGCTGGTGTGCGACCCTCGCCTGCTCATCGCCGACGAGCCGACGACCGCGCTCGATGTGACCGTGCAGGCACAGATCCTCGAGCTGATGAAGGACCTGCAGCGCGAGTTCAATTCCGCGATCATCCTCATCACCCACGACCTCGGCGTCGTGGCGGAGACCTGCGACTCGGTCGTCGTCATGTACGGCGGCCAGTGCGTCGAAACGGGCCAGGTCGGCGACATCTTCTACCGCCCCGAGATGCCGTACTCCTGGGGTCTGCTGGGTTCGATGCCGCGGATGGACCGCACGCGCACCGAGCGACTGAACCCGATCAAGGGTCAGCCGCCGTCGCTGATCCAGGTGCCGAAGGGATGCGTCTTCCACCCGCGGTGCGTGTACCAGGACCAGGTGCCCGAGCCGGGCTCGTGCACCACCGCGCACCCCGAGCTCGAGCTCGTCACGGGCGACCACGCCGTACGGTGTCACCTCGACGTGGACACGCGCCGCCGGATCTGGTCCGAGCAGATCTCGCCCACGCTCTGA
- a CDS encoding ABC transporter permease subunit gives MYQFVIRRVLTIFVMLFAVSVVTFLLFFVSPNNPAALTCGQRCTPEIIEANSRALGLDRPAVVQYGDFVKGLFVGRDFPDDPLIKKNAPETVTHCPAPALGFSFSDEVCVTAQVTSRLPVTISIAVGAFVLWIAFGVGFGVLAALRRGRFVDRAATAVSLVAYSLPTFFIGLTLYNIVAIKYGWLPTPGYIPITEDPLAWAQGMVAPWITLAAVFAAMYVRLTRATMLETLSEDFVRTARAKGLRRPVVVVKHALRAALTPIVTIAGLDLGAVIAGAAITETVFNMDGVGKLAVDSIVEADLPVIVATVLLSSFVIVTFNFIVDILYAVIDPRVRLT, from the coding sequence ATGTACCAGTTCGTGATCCGGCGCGTGCTGACGATCTTCGTGATGTTGTTCGCCGTCAGCGTCGTGACGTTCCTGCTCTTCTTCGTGTCGCCGAACAATCCGGCCGCCCTCACCTGCGGCCAGCGCTGCACACCGGAGATCATCGAGGCAAACAGTCGCGCGCTCGGCCTGGACCGGCCGGCGGTCGTGCAGTACGGGGACTTCGTCAAGGGCCTGTTCGTCGGGCGCGACTTCCCCGACGACCCGCTGATCAAGAAGAACGCGCCGGAGACTGTGACACACTGTCCGGCGCCGGCGCTCGGCTTCTCGTTCAGCGACGAGGTGTGCGTCACCGCGCAGGTCACGAGCAGGCTGCCGGTCACGATCTCGATCGCGGTGGGAGCGTTCGTGCTCTGGATCGCCTTCGGCGTGGGCTTCGGCGTGCTCGCCGCGCTCCGCAGGGGCCGGTTCGTCGACCGTGCCGCGACCGCCGTCTCGCTTGTCGCCTACTCGCTGCCGACGTTCTTCATCGGCCTCACGCTCTACAACATCGTGGCGATCAAGTACGGCTGGCTGCCGACGCCGGGCTACATACCGATCACGGAGGATCCGCTGGCCTGGGCGCAGGGCATGGTCGCACCGTGGATCACGCTGGCCGCGGTGTTCGCCGCCATGTACGTGCGACTCACCCGCGCGACCATGCTCGAGACGCTGTCGGAGGACTTCGTCCGCACCGCCAGGGCCAAGGGCCTGAGGAGACCCGTGGTCGTGGTGAAGCACGCGCTGCGCGCGGCGCTGACCCCCATCGTCACGATCGCCGGCCTCGACCTGGGCGCGGTCATCGCGGGTGCGGCGATCACCGAGACCGTGTTCAACATGGACGGCGTCGGCAAGCTGGCCGTCGACTCGATCGTGGAGGCGGACCTCCCGGTCATCGTGGCGACCGTGCTCCTCTCGTCGTTCGTCATCGTGACCTTCAACTTCATCGTCGACATCCTGTACGCGGTCATCGACCCGAGGGTGAGGCTGACATGA
- a CDS encoding MFS transporter codes for MASRAVTVPRTRSGSWWYAALSVCAVGWGANQFASLLPFYRLELAVGMPTVQATFGLYAAGLIPGLLVGGPISDRHGRRRVVLPALAISLAATVVLTLGLHGVGWLFVGRFVAGVASGAAFSAGTAWIKELSSAPYADAPDGAGARRATIAMTTGFGVGPLVAGVLAQWGPAPGVLPYVPHLVLAAVAVPLAWRTPETVITSASDQERGAVTAHRHPRFLRVVVPLAPWVFGGATIALAYLPGLVASRVHGLAMAFGGLASLVTAMAGVLVQPVARRIDRPGSRRLLVAALTTMTAGLLLAAVAATVRHPAAVLVAAVVLGVGYGGCMVCGLTEVTRLAAPRELGALTALFQAVTYLGFAAPFLLAALQAVAPPGVLLVAVAALALLTLVWTAREARRRPA; via the coding sequence ATGGCCTCGAGAGCGGTGACCGTGCCGAGAACGCGGAGCGGTTCCTGGTGGTACGCCGCACTCTCGGTCTGCGCGGTGGGCTGGGGCGCCAACCAGTTCGCGTCGCTCCTGCCCTTCTACCGCCTCGAGCTCGCGGTCGGCATGCCGACGGTGCAGGCCACGTTCGGCCTGTACGCGGCGGGACTGATCCCCGGGCTACTGGTGGGCGGACCGATCTCCGACCGCCACGGCAGGCGTCGCGTCGTCCTCCCGGCCCTGGCGATCTCCCTGGCCGCGACCGTCGTCCTGACCCTCGGCCTGCACGGCGTGGGCTGGCTCTTCGTGGGCCGGTTCGTGGCGGGCGTCGCGAGCGGCGCCGCCTTCAGCGCGGGCACCGCATGGATCAAGGAGCTGTCGAGCGCCCCGTACGCCGACGCCCCGGACGGCGCCGGCGCCCGCCGAGCGACCATCGCGATGACCACCGGCTTCGGTGTCGGGCCACTTGTCGCGGGCGTGCTGGCGCAGTGGGGTCCCGCGCCCGGGGTGCTGCCCTACGTCCCCCACCTGGTGCTGGCGGCCGTCGCCGTCCCGCTGGCCTGGCGGACGCCCGAGACCGTGATCACCTCGGCGAGCGACCAGGAGCGAGGCGCGGTGACCGCGCATCGGCATCCGCGCTTCCTGCGCGTCGTCGTCCCGCTGGCGCCATGGGTGTTCGGGGGCGCCACGATCGCGCTCGCCTACCTGCCCGGCCTGGTCGCGTCCCGCGTGCACGGCCTCGCGATGGCGTTCGGTGGCCTCGCGTCGCTGGTCACCGCGATGGCCGGGGTGCTCGTCCAGCCGGTCGCGCGCCGGATCGACCGGCCGGGGAGCCGGCGGCTGCTCGTGGCCGCGCTCACGACCATGACGGCGGGACTCCTGCTCGCCGCCGTGGCGGCGACGGTCCGCCACCCCGCCGCGGTACTCGTCGCCGCGGTCGTCCTCGGCGTCGGCTACGGCGGCTGCATGGTGTGCGGCCTGACCGAGGTCACGCGGCTCGCCGCGCCGCGCGAGCTCGGTGCCCTCACCGCACTGTTCCAGGCCGTCACGTACCTCGGCTTCGCCGCGCCGTTCCTGCTCGCCGCCCTCCAGGCCGTGGCCCCGCCCGGCGTGCTGCTGGTCGCCGTCGCCGCGCTCGCCCTGCTCACCCTGGTCTGGACCGCACGCGAGGCGCGGCGCCGACCGGCGTGA
- a CDS encoding ATP-binding cassette domain-containing protein, whose amino-acid sequence MTDVSERDGAAVHPAADDPQALLAVDGLKVHFPIRRGIVFKRQVASVRAVDGVSFSVRPGETLGLVGESGCGKTTTGRAITRLIDPTGGSVKFQGTEVARLSRSQMQPLRRELQMIFQDPYSSLNPRHPIGTIVGAPFKIQGVQPEGGIKAAVQRLLERVGLSPEHYNRYPHEFSGGQRQRIGLARALALQPKLIVCDEPVSALDVSVQAQVVNLMEDLQDEFGMAYVFVAHDLSVVRHISDRVAVMYLGHIMELADRDVLYTTPMHPYTHALMSAVPVPDPNKETQRERILLRGDLPSPVDPPSGCVFHTRCSKYREVLSEDEQVRCRDEIPPLEIKRTGHFAACHYPEVREDIAHAEDTGVEAAPAP is encoded by the coding sequence GTGACCGACGTCAGTGAGCGCGACGGCGCCGCGGTGCACCCGGCGGCGGACGATCCGCAGGCACTGCTCGCCGTCGACGGCCTCAAGGTGCACTTCCCGATCAGGCGCGGGATCGTGTTCAAGCGGCAGGTGGCCTCGGTGCGCGCGGTCGACGGAGTGTCGTTCTCGGTGCGGCCGGGGGAGACCCTCGGTCTGGTCGGTGAGTCCGGTTGCGGGAAGACGACCACCGGCCGCGCCATCACCCGGCTGATCGACCCTACGGGCGGGTCGGTCAAGTTCCAGGGCACGGAGGTCGCCCGTCTCTCGCGCAGCCAGATGCAGCCGCTGCGCCGCGAGCTGCAGATGATCTTCCAGGACCCGTACTCGTCGCTCAACCCCCGGCACCCGATCGGCACGATCGTTGGTGCGCCGTTCAAGATCCAGGGGGTGCAGCCGGAGGGCGGCATCAAGGCCGCGGTGCAACGGCTGCTCGAACGCGTCGGCCTCAGCCCCGAGCACTACAACCGCTACCCGCACGAGTTCTCCGGCGGTCAGCGGCAACGCATCGGCCTCGCCCGAGCGCTCGCCCTGCAGCCCAAGCTGATCGTCTGCGACGAGCCGGTGTCGGCCCTGGACGTCTCGGTGCAGGCGCAGGTCGTCAACCTGATGGAGGACCTCCAGGACGAGTTCGGCATGGCGTACGTCTTCGTCGCGCACGACCTCTCGGTCGTGCGGCACATCTCCGACCGCGTGGCGGTGATGTACCTGGGGCACATCATGGAGCTGGCCGACCGCGACGTGCTCTACACCACGCCGATGCACCCGTACACGCATGCCCTGATGTCCGCGGTGCCGGTGCCCGACCCGAACAAGGAGACGCAGCGCGAACGCATCCTGCTGCGCGGCGACCTGCCCAGCCCGGTCGACCCGCCGAGCGGCTGCGTCTTCCACACTCGCTGCTCGAAGTACCGCGAGGTCCTGTCGGAGGACGAGCAGGTCCGCTGCCGCGACGAGATCCCGCCGCTGGAGATCAAGCGGACCGGCCACTTCGCGGCGTGCCACTACCCCGAGGTGCGCGAGGACATCGCCCACGCCGAGGACACCGGCGTCGAGGCCGCACCCGCCCCCTGA